DNA from bacterium:
ACTACATGGAGCCGGCGCTGTTCCACGGCGTGCCCGACTTCGGCGGCGACTCGCTCGAGCTCTCGCGGCGCGCCGCCGAAACGGGCGGCGATCCGATCGTCTTCTGCGGCGTGCGCTTCATGGCCGAGACGGCGAAGATCCTCAACCCGACGCGGACCGTGCTGCTGCCGGCGAAGGTCGCCGGCTGCTCGCTGGCCGAGGCGGTGACCGCCGAGGACGTGCGCGAGCTCAAGCGGCGCTACCCCGGCGTTCCGGTCGTCACCTACATCAACACCTACGCCGACGTGAAGGCCGAATCGGACGTCTGCTGCACCTCCGGCAACGCGGCGAACGTCGTGCGCTCGCTGGACGCGCCGACGGTGATCTTCCTCCCCGACGAGTACCTCGCCGGCAACGTCGCGCGCGAGACCGGGCGGACGATCATCTACCCGACGAAGACGCCGAAGGGCGCCGCGTCGCGCGACGAGGCGCTCGAGTACGCGATGATCGGCTGGACCGGCCGCTGCGAAGTGCACGAGAAGTTCACCGTCGA
Protein-coding regions in this window:
- the nadA gene encoding quinolinate synthase NadA gives rise to the protein MPIVEPTVERTYERLRELLADVVPDFELRRKAELVFEINQLKARRGAVILGHNYMEPALFHGVPDFGGDSLELSRRAAETGGDPIVFCGVRFMAETAKILNPTRTVLLPAKVAGCSLAEAVTAEDVRELKRRYPGVPVVTYINTYADVKAESDVCCTSGNAANVVRSLDAPTVIFLPDEYLAGNVARETGRTIIYPTKTPKGAASRDEALEYAMIGWTGRCEVHEKFTVEDIAAVRRQFPDVVILAHPECSPEVVAACDFSGSTSAMLAYVRKA